In Panicum virgatum strain AP13 chromosome 4N, P.virgatum_v5, whole genome shotgun sequence, a single window of DNA contains:
- the LOC120670904 gene encoding beta-1,2-xylosyltransferase XYXT1-like yields the protein MGGTDWPSPSAPKSAVRAVAQHHQAVVGFLLGFFLVLLLYTTLSSQFGSQNAIGVLQSTPAVSTGQNANTPPTSPSSMPNNMAKDDENEKNPEGGQAVNDARSDRMEEEELIRQEVDQGSIKNDTNIEPVTARKPICDLSDPRYDICEISGDARALGANRTVLYLPPAGERGADSQEWSIRDQSRKYLEYVGNVTVRSLNASQAAAAPECTSRHAVPAVVFAMNGLTSNPWHDFSDVLIPLFITTRALDGEVQFLVSDLQPWFVDKYRLILRNLSRYDVVDFNQDGGVRCYPHVTVGLRSHRDLGIDPARAPRSYTMLDFRLYVREIYALPPPGVDVPYKEQQRKPRLMLINRGRTRKFVNFPEIVAAAQSAGFEVVPVEPRRNLSVEEFSQVVDSCDVLMGAHGAGLTNFFFLRSNAVMLQVVPWGHMEHSSMVFYGGPAREMRLRDVEYSIAATESTLYDKYGKDNPVISDPESIHKQGWQFGMRYYWIEQDIRLNVTRFAPTLHQVLQMLRE from the exons ATGGGCGGCACCGactggccgtcgccgtcggcgccgaAGAGCGCGGTGAGGGCGGTGGCGCAGCACCACCAGGCCGTGGTCGGGTTCCTCCTCGGCTTCTTCCTCGTCCTGCTGCTCTACACCACCTTGTCCTCCCAGTTCGGGTCGCAAAACGCCATTG GTGTCCTACAGTCGACGCCGGCCGTGAGTACGGGTCAAAACGCCAATACTCCTCCAACGTCGCCATCGTCGATGCCGAACaacatggcaaaag ATGATGAGAATGAGAAAAATCCAGAAGGAGGTCAAGCAGTGAACGATGCAAGAAGTGACAGGATGGAGGAGGAAGAGCTTATCCGGCAAGAAGTCGATCAAGGCAGCATAAAAAATGATACCAACATCGAACCAG TTACGGCACGCAAGCCAATCTGCGACCTCTCCGATCCCAGATACGATATCTGCGAGATCTCCGGCGACGCACGCGCCCTGGGAGCCAACCGCACCGTCCTCTACCTCCCGCcagccggcgagcgcggcgcggaCAGCCAGGAGTGGAGCATCCGGGACCAGTCACGCAAGTACCTGGAGTACGTGGGCAATGTCACGGTCAGGTCGCTCAACGcctcccaggcggcggcggcgccggagtgcACCTCCCGGCACGCCGTCCCGGCCGTGGTGTTCGCGATGAACGGGCTCACGTCCAACCCGTGGCACGACTTCAGCGACGTGCTCATCCCCCTCTTCATCACCACGCGCGCGCTGGACGGCGAGGTCCAGTTCCTCGTCTCCGACCTCCAGCCGTGGTTCGTGGACAAGTACCGGCTCATCCTCCGCAACCTCTCCCGCTACGACGTCGTCGACTTCAACCAGGACGGCGGCGTCCGGTGCTACCCGCACGTCACCGTCGGCCTCCGCAGCCACCGCGACCTAGGCATCGACCCGGCACGCGCGCCGCGGAGCTACACCATGCTCGACTTCCGGCTCTACGTCCGCGAGATCtacgcgctgccgccgccgggcgtCGACGTCCCGTACAAGGAGCAGCAACGGAAGCCGCGGCTGATGCTCATAAACCGTGGCCGGACGAGGAAGTTCGTCAACTTCCCGGAGAtcgtcgcggcggcgcagagcgccggGTTCGAGGTGGTGCCCGTCGAGCCGCGGCGGAACCTCAGCGTGGAGGAGTTCTCCCAGGTGGTGGACTCGTGCGACGTGCTCATGGGCGCGCACGGCGCCGGGCTGACcaacttcttcttcctccggagCAACGCGGTGATGCTGCAGGTGGTGCCGTGGGGGCACATGGAGCACTCGTCCATGGTGTTCTACGGCGGGCCGGCGAGGGAGATGCGGCTGCGGGACGTCGAGTACAGCATCGCGGCCACGGAGAGCACGCTCTACGACAAGTACGGCAAGGACAACCCGGTGATCAGCGACCCGGAGTCCATACACAAGCAAGGGTGGCAGTTTGGGATGAGGTATTACTGGATAGAGCAGGACATCAGGCTCAATGTCACAAGATTTGCTCCCACACTGCACCAGGTGCTCCAGATGCTCAGGGAATAA